Proteins found in one Triticum aestivum cultivar Chinese Spring chromosome 4D, IWGSC CS RefSeq v2.1, whole genome shotgun sequence genomic segment:
- the LOC123098382 gene encoding homeobox-leucine zipper protein HOX12, whose translation MSPEEGERLLFPSFVFPDSFPADDATPVVSGGEQKKAGRQRRRRRARQAAAGEGAGGDDAAKKRRLSDEQAQFLEMSFRKERKLETPRKVQLAAELGLDTKQVAVWFQNRRARYKSKLIEEEFSKLRAAHDAVVVHNCRLEAELLRLKERLAETEEEKNKAMAAAAATAGGGGGSSPSSSSFSTVTAMVGGQQFGMEEVETDLTYMSEYAYTNYMMDLAAGGYLGVGGVYDQFS comes from the exons ATGAGCCCCGAGGAGGGAGAGAGGCTCCTGTTCCCTTCCTTCGTCTTCCCGGACAGCTTCCCGGCCGACGACGCCACACCAGTCGTCTCCG GTGGAGAGCAGAAGAAGGCCGGCCggcagcggcggaggaggagggcgaggcagGCAGCGGCAGGCGAAGGCGCGGGAGGGGACGATGCGGCGAAGAAACGCCGGCTGAGTGACGAGCAGGCGCAGTTCCTGGAGATGAGCTTCAGGAAGGAACGTAAACTGGAGACGCCGCGCAAGGTGCAGCTCGCGGCGGAGCTTGGCCTGGACACCAAGCAGGTCGCGGTGTGGTTCCAGAACCGCCGCGCCCGCTACAAGAGCAAGCTCATCGAGGAGGAGTTCTCCAAGCTCCGCGCCGCCCACGACGCCGTCGTCGTCCACAActgccgcctcgaggccgag CTGCTGAGGCTCAAGGAGAGGTTGGCGGAGACggaggaggagaagaacaaggccatggcggcggcagcggcgacagCGGGCGGCGGGGGTGGCAGCAGCCCGAGCTCTTCGTCGTTCTCGACGGTGACGGCAATGGTAGGGGGGCAGCAGTTCGGGATGGAGGAGGTGGAGACCGACCTCACCTACATGAGCGAGTACGCCTACACCAACTACATGATGGACTTGGCGGCCGGCGGCTACCTCGGAGTCGGAGGGGTGTACGATCAGTTCAGCTGA
- the LOC123098381 gene encoding deSI-like protein At4g17486, which produces MKLRTKRPGWKSLVPLQLSRKSTMRFFLFPKVQASGQSPNDTPVYLNVYDLTPMNGYIYWAGLGIFHSGIEVHGVEYAFGAHDYPTSGVFEVEPRQCPGFRFRRSIFLGTTCLDPIQVRQFMELQSVNYNGDSYHLIMKNCNHFCKDMCYKLTGSKIPKWVNRLARIGAICNCLLPESLKISPVGHDPNSQPEDSEKRRLRNPLSCFSSISSQRALPPSSSPFPPSPVKEPIPSSSSRKSSTASFKSR; this is translated from the exons ATGAAACTAAGGACAAAACGACCTGGATGGAAGTCCCTTGTGCCTCTGCAGTTGAGCAGGAAATCCACCATGCGCTTCTTTCTGTTTCCCAAGGTTCAGGCATCCGGTCAATCCCCAAATGATACCCCGGTTTATCTTAATGTGTATGATTTGACACCCATGAATGGCTACATATATTGGGCAGGCCTTGGTATATTTCACTCTGGGATTGAAG TTCATGGCGTCGAATATGCATTTGGAGCACATGATTATCCCACAAGCGGGGTATTTGAGGTAGAACCTCGTCAATGTCCTGGTTTCAGATTCAGGAGATCAATATTTCTTGGTACGACGTGCTTAGATCCCATCCAAGTTAGGCAGTTCATGGAGCTGCAGTCAGTAAACTACAATGGAGATTCTTACCATCTTATCATGAAGAATTGCAACCACTTTTGCAAGGATATGTGTTACAAATTGACCGGCAGCAAAATTCCAAAATGGGTGAATCGGCTCGCCAGAATAG GTGCCATCTGCAACTGCCTCCTCCCGGAGTCTCTGAAGATCTCCCCGGTCGGCCATGATCCAAACAGCCAGCCTGAGGATTCGGAGAAACGCCGCCTGCGAAACCCGTTGAGCTGCTTCTCCTCCATCTCGAGCCAGAGAGCGCTTCCCCCGtcttcttccccttttcccccATCGCCCGTGAAAGAGCCCATTCCGAGCTCTTCATCGAGGAAATCCAGCACCGCGTCGTTCAAGAGTAGGTAG